In the genome of Lacerta agilis isolate rLacAgi1 chromosome 2, rLacAgi1.pri, whole genome shotgun sequence, one region contains:
- the LOC117042638 gene encoding zinc finger protein 709-like: MEEQGPRRPIQTERLESKGKRSPAGKVETFRDLLPCADLCQIKQEEEEGQPQQHWDTQDFLKTMHPPRSSWETPQAPSPPYSGDGVLPASFRGAAEVSQWPSGRAQGTDQTLLPDTEGVPGNESRPVEDVVIKSPKSEEDPLDTENIHLSAKAEGESEEEARFRGQNSLEPSVNSLGRTKKPFKCMECGTCFSQSGRLRIHQRTHTGEKPFKCTECGKNFSASGSLRVHQRTHTGEKPFKCIECGKSFSQSGALRVHQRTHTGEKPFKCMECGKRFSQYGQLRIHQQTHTGEKPFKCIECGKSFSESRALRLHQRTHTGEKPFKCMQCGKSFSNSGSLRIHQRTHTGEKPFECMQCGKSFRRSGALRVHQRTHTGEKPFKCMECGKRFSKNETLIIHKRTHTGEKPFKCMECGKSFSESRALGMHQKTHTGEKPFKCIECGKSFSNSGSLRIHQRSHTGEKPFECMQCGKSFRKRGTLTIHQRIHTGEKPFKCIECGKSFSESGALRIHQRTHTGEKPFKCIECGKSFSQSGNLRTHQRTHTGEKPFKCIESGKSFNQSGDLRIHQRTHTGEKPFKCMECGKSFSRYGHLRKHQETHTGEKPFECMQCGKSFSEGGALRIHQRTHTGEKPFECMECDKSFSNNEALRIHQRTHTGEKPFKCIECGKSFRESRTLRIHQRTHTGEKPFECIECGKSFRESRTLRIHQRTHTGDKPFECMQCGKCFNESRTLRIHQRNHTGEKPFECIECGKSFSGSGSLTIHQRIHTGEKPFACIECGKSFSDSGTLRKHQRTHTGEKPFECIECGKSFSHSGALRVHQRTHTGEKPFECMQCGKSFRNSGTLRRHQRIHTGEKPFKCIECGKSFSASGALRRHQQTHTGEKPFKCMECGKRFSKNETLIIHQRTHTGEKPFKCMECGKSFSQNGHLRRHQLTHTR, encoded by the exons ATGGAAGAGCAGGGGCCGAGAAGACCCATTCAAACTGAGAGACTGGAGTCCAAAGGAAAAAGATCTCCTGCAGGCAAAGTTGAGACCTTCAGGGATCTTCTGCCTTGTGCAGATTTATGTCAAAttaagcaggaggaagaggaggggcagCCGCAGCAGCACTGGGATACCCAGGATTTCCTGAAGACGATGCACCCTCCTCGTTCAAGCTGGGAAACCCCACAGGCTCCCAGTCCTCCCTACTCCGGGGATGGTGTCCTCCCGGCCTCCTTCAGGGGAGCTGCAGAAGTCAGTCAATGGCCCAGTGGGAGAGCACAGGGGACAGACCAGACCCTGCTCCCAGACACTGAGGGGGTTCCGGGAAAC GAATCGCGGCCTGTGGAAGATGTGGTTATTAAGTCCCCAAAGTCTGAGGAGGATCCCTTGGACACAGAAAACATCCACCTCTCTGCAAAGGCTGAGGGAGAGAGTGAAGAAGAGGCCAGGTTTCGGG GTCAGAATTCTTTGGAGCCATCTGTGAATTCATTGGGAAGAACAAAGAAAccgtttaaatgcatggaatgtgggacGTGCTTTAGTCAAAGTGGAAGACTGAGgatacaccaacgaactcacacaggggagaaaccatttaaatgtactgaatgtggaaagaacttcagtgcaAGTGGATCACTTAGagtacaccaacgaactcacacaggggagaaaccatttaaatgtattgaatgtggtaaGAGCTTTAGTCAAAGTGGAGCACTAAGagtacaccaacgaactcacacaggtgagaaaccatttaaatgtatggaatgtggaaagagattcagtcaaTATGGGCAgcttagaatacatcaacaaactcacacaggggagaaaccatttaaatgtattgaatgtggaaagagcttcagtgaaagtagAGCACTTAgactacatcaacgaactcacacaggggagaaaccattcaaatgtatgcagtgtggaaagagcttcagcaatagtggatcacttagaatacatcaacgaactcacacaggggagaaaccatttgaatgtatgcagtgtggaaagagcttcaggagaagtggagcacttagagtacaccaacgaactcacacaggggagaaaccatttaaatgtatggaatgtggaaagagattcagtaaAAATGAAACTCTTATAATACATAaacgaacccacacaggggagaaaccatttaaatgtatggaatgtggaaagagcttcagtgaaagtagAGCACTTGGAATGCATCAaaaaactcacacaggggagaagccatttaaatgtattgaatgtggaaagagcttcagcaatagtggatcacttagaatacatcaacgaagtcacacgggggagaaaccatttgaatgtatgcagtgtggaaagagcttcaggaaacGTGGAACACTTACaatacatcaacgaattcacacaggggagaaaccatttaaatgtattgaatgtggtaagagcttcagtgaaagtggggcacttagaatacatcaacgaactcacacgggggagaaaccatttaaatgtattgaatgtggtaagagcttcagtcaaagtggaaaccttagaacacaccaacgaactcacacaggggagaaaccatttaaatgtattgaatctGGAAAGAGCTTTAATcaaagtggagaccttagaatacaccagcgaactcacacaggggagaaaccatttaaatgtatggaatgtggaaagagcttcagtcgataTGGgcaccttagaaaacatcaagaaactcatacaggggaaaaaccatttgaatgtatgcagtgtggaaagagtttcagtgaaggtggagcacttagaatacatcaacgaactcacacgggagagaaaccatttgaatgtatggaatgTGATAAGAGCTTCAGTAATAATGaagcacttagaatacatcaacgaactcacaccggggagaaaccattcaaatgtattgaatgtggtaaGAGCTTCCGTGAAAGTAgaacacttagaatacatcaacgaactcacacaggggagaaaccatttgaatgtattgaatgtggtaaGAGCTTCCGTGAAAGTAgaacacttagaatacatcaacgaactcacacaggggacaaaccatttgaatgtatgcagtgTGGGAAATGCTTCAATGAAAGTAGAACACTTAGGATACATCAACGAaatcacacgggagagaaaccatttgaatgtattgaatgtggtaagagcttcagtggaagtggatCACTTACaatacatcaacgaattcacacaggggagaaaccatttgcatgtattgaatgtggaaagagcttcagtgatagtggaacacttagaaaacatcaacgaactcacacaggagagaaaccatttgaatgtattgaatgtggaaagagcttcagtcatagtggAGCCCTTagagtacatcaacgaactcacaccggggagaaaccatttgaatgtatgcagtgtggaaagagcttcaggaatagtggaacacttagaagacatcaacgaattcacacggg